GTTTGCCAGAAAGCATTGTCCCCTGCTAGATTCATGGCTTTCCACCTTTTCCCCTTGCATCATGATGAGGACCCTAATTGATACAGGAATCTGTTCTCTCCAAACACTGCACAGCAGCCCTATGAGCCAGACCCTGCCTCAAAGAAGACTTGGACCCAAGAATCCAAAGCCTTGCAGTGAGGCAGAGCAAGGGAGCTGCTTCAGACAGCAGAATCTGCcaaggacaaaaaaaaatgttatttcgcTTAGGCTGTACAGTCAGtactccacattcactggggttatgGGCACAGGacaaccatgaaagtgaaaaacaaaataaagaaattgctgatTTATTACCTGAGAGAACAACAAGGAAAGTCCAGGTCTTCTAGCATGACTCTCCAACTTTTGCTGGAAGCTAACTATAGAACTGCATTGGAGGACTCAGAGATTCCTacagagggtgtgtgtgtgtgtgtgcgtgtgtgtaaggACAagttgacactaaatttggacactacaaccctaacagaccaacgagtgaccatcactcataacccacTCCCAAAAAACAGGGGTAAGGTCTttaaaccccaaaaagctaaatgatgatatagCGCATGCGCgaaaacaacagctcccagcatcccctagaccaagcCCTtttggggaggaggatgctccaaagcactgcttccaagctgcaagattGCTTCTTCTTGgaattctttgagagcatcctaattcctgcatatttcctattcctggactgcaactcccagcaatcctccagatagataagatatatagattagatagcgATAGATAGTAGCTAgacagatcaatcaggaggactgttgggagttacagtccaagaataggtagaggagaaagaaatgagagaaagaaaaagggaggggaaggaaggaaagagggagagaaggaaggagagaaggaaagggagagggaggaaaggagaaaaagaaaggagagaaagaaaggagagaaagggagtgaAGATTGGCTACAGCAAGGACCTCTCCTTGCTCTAGCAGGTACAGctagcaggtacagctagtgtgtatacacacacacacacatatatcaacaTGAATAGAGCCATAGTGAAAGATCTAGTGATTCCTACAGTTAATATTTTTAGTCATatcaatgaataatcaaatccgcaaatgtGAAGGGATGACTTTGTTTTAATACCAAAGGTGTGGAGAGGTCCTTGCTCAGTTTTTGCCTTGATAtgcattacattaaaatattaccaAATTTTTAGACAATATTTGGAAACTATCCTTAAATATCCATTAGGAAAATACAGCAGGCCCTCCACTTTCTCTTGAAATCCAAATCCCACTATCCTCTCTTTAGACTGTGCTAGATAGAGttaatgggagctgcagtccaaggaCATCTGCAATCCAAGAACATATTCCTCAGCTTTATTGAAATTTTCTTCTGTGGGGTATGTAGTAGTTATGATAACATTCTGTACGAAGGAATCCCAGCAGTTGATGATGTCTTGCTTCACATCCTTCCTTGTGCTTCTACAGAGATCATTGCTAATCAATACTTGATGACTTAATTGTCTCtgactctttttttctttctttctgacttCCTATAGGCACAATATTGCTCTGGTGACCCTCAAGCATTCAATTAGAGGCAGGATAGTCTGGAACAACTTCATGCCATGATGGCAAATATTTCCGATAACTTCTCCTGCTATGATCAATCCATTGTTGACTACCGCTACGTATCGGTCAGCTGGGGTATTGTGGTGGCCGTAGTTGGCACAGTGGGCAATGTGCTCACCCTGTTTGCTTATGCATCTGACACCAAGCTCCAGACACGTGTCAACCTGCTCATTGTCAACCTGACCTTGGCTGACATTCTGTATTGTACCTTCTTGCAACCCTTTTCTGTGGATACCTACTTGCATCTCTATTGGCGATCGGGTGCTGATTTTTGTCGAGTCTTTGGGATGTTGCTCTTTGTCTCCAACTCAGTCTCCATTTTGACACTCTGCCTCATTGCCATCAGCCGCTACCTGCTCATTGCCAACACTGCCCTCTTCGATCGCATCTTCTCCCGCCTTGGGGTGATACTCATTGCCTTGGCCTCCTGGGCAATTGGTATTATCAGTTTCGCACCACTGTGGCCTGCTTATGTCTTAGTGCCCAAGGTCTGTACCTGCAGCTTCCATCGTATCCGTGGCCGACCGTACACCACCATCCTCATGGCCTTCTATTTTGTGGTGGGTCTCAGCTGTGTTGGCATTTTCTACTTTCTCATCCATCGCAAAGTCAAGACTGCTGCCCGTAATCTCGACCAGTACAAACTCAAGAAGTCCAGTGTGAAAGAAGTCCATGTGGCTGGGACCAGCTTGACTACCCAGGGACACTACCAAGAGTTGGACAGTGGAGTAGACAGTTCAGGTCCTTCCCAGCATTCCTGTGAGGCGTTGCCCTCTGAGTCAACTTCCAAAACCTCTGTACCTCCAGATTCTGAGAATGGCAAAACCCCATCCATGGCTCAGCCTGTAGGCCCACCTAAGAAGGTTACTCCATGCCAGCCCAAGGACAGCAACACAGAATTCCGCCGGGTGACACGCATGTGCTTTGTGGTCTTCCTCTTCTTTGTCATCTGTTACATCCCCTTCATGCTGTTAAACATCTTCGATGCCAAAAATCGGGCTCCAACCGTGCTGCATATGATTGCTGCTAATCTTACCTGGCTCAACAGCTGTATCAACCCAGTACTTTATGCTGCAATGAACCGCCAGTTTCGTGAGGCCTACAAAGGTGTGATCTCCAAGTTTGTGCAGCGGTTCCGTGGGTGCCACTAGTTTATCCAAAGTGTTCCCTCTGTCAGCATGAGACAGACATGTTCCCCTCTGACTTTGGTACTGCCTCAGAGCAGGAATGCCACCACGAAGCTGCTCAGCCtttcacacttgcctagtttcagaGACCTTAAGTAGGCCTATGTGtgaattctgtttttttttttttaccattgctgcattttatatattttatgtggcCTAAATGTAATGTGCAATTCAGAGTGAAGTCATGGGCTGGCCCTTGCCTTGAACATGCATTAAAGCtttcacacttgcctagtttcagaGACCTTAAGTAGGCCTATGTGtgaattctgtttttttttttttaccattgctgcattttatatattttatgtggcCTAAATGTAATGTGCAATTCAGAGTGAAGTCATGGGCTGGCCCTTGCCTTGAACATGCATTAAAGCTGGGGctaccccccccctccattttatAAACAACTACAGAAGAGTGATTAGTTGTGCCAAATTTCAGATATTAGAGTatgggttggggggtgggggaataTTATTCtgagttggggtgagcacctgccaTTAGCCCCAACTCACCTGctcacctagcaggtcgaaatcagaaatgcgagtagataaaataggtaccacttttagcaGGGAGGCAATAAAGGCACGCTTAAGGACATCAGTCAAAGGAAAGCTCCTTGACAtgaaagatggagtgacagcacacacacatcccatggctggagtcaagcacagcctccaagataccggaaataagatgggaaaaactgcctttacctctgtgttgtctgtccttgttaattgtttaatcagcattgaatttttgccatatgtgtgttctgcaagctgctctgaatccaggatggggtataaatactggaaataaataataataattgccccatctgatgaggttgtataaaatattcactgaaaaactatagcaaaatgtgctgcaggatgtcttgcaAAAGCAATGTTTGATagaccttttccatgtttttatgatagaaccaatttggaaataacatttataatccaggatcAAAAATTGTGTTTACATGGTGATATACCCATGATAGACTAACAGGAGGTGGGGTTAAGTGCTGGATAATCATCTTTGTAGACTTTTAAGCATCTTTTacaaacattaaataaaataatatttttaaacagtGATGTCaaatcttttttgtgtgtgtgcatatgtcaGTTCCACCTTCCCCGTGGTTTCCTGTTGTAAACCATTATCTGTTAAATTGCTCAAGAAATGAGCTTAGCAAAACCACTGTTGGGCCAGCAAACACAAAACTCAGTCCTGTATGCACATGTTCTTCTTGTTGTCAGTGGAATTTTATTTCTAAGTAAACATGGGAAGGGCAGGGCTGCAGTTCTGGACAGACAAACAGCTAAGTTATCAATGTGGCATCACTTTCCCCTGACAAGTTTCCCATGATTTTGATAAGACCTGGGCAGCCCTATTTCCCTCATCACCCAATCATATGTGGCTTTTCTCTGCATCATCTTGCTCACTTTATGGTTCCCccacccaggcctgtagcgagggggtggttttaggggttcaaaccccccccgaaatgtttcagattttttttaaaaaactgttttactcatgaattttaactggttaaccaaatccccatgctgctaggtctatgagatgcaaaaattgacaatttattcacactgtcattacttgcagccatagccgatgtagtgaagcaaccaagttgggggtgtgtgtgttgaatgctttcattaaggaggccagacttggtggaggtggttgacaaggtcGGAGCTGCAGgttattgaaggttgctctgccccctgctgtgctcttggcttcagcatgagctaggaggcaggtttcaaacaaCCTCCCCCCctgctgaaattttcaaccctccccgaaatattcaacccccccccccccccgcaaaattgtcaaccctccccgaaatttttttctggctacggccctgcccccACCCCTGTCCTTGTGATTTTTGGAGTGGAAAGATGTCATCAGTTCAGCTGTTCTTGGAACAGAAGCtttgccaattttttttaaaaaaataatcctactcttccagacaagaatcaatcagggccagctaacacctcccctcaaaggattcccccagatagcaaccagccaggctttgaagctgctaggccattaaatgctaatcaaggtggccaattgcaacattcacaccggcctcaagcagacaagagttctttctcccaccctggacattccaaagatatataaacctcacttgcttagtttccaacagacttcacaacctctgaggtggcCTGTCATAGATGtcggcgaaaggtcaggagagaatgcttctggaacattctcACAGCAACTCACTGAAAATTctcacagaaaactcacagtgattctggccatgaaagctttcaacaacacaatccTACTCTTGATTTACACctcttattttttcttctttattcaGTCAGGTGTAGCTTCCACAGGCTACTCAACACtgtgtaaggagcccccggtggcgcagtgggttaaacccctgtggcggcaggactaaagaccgacaggtcgcaggttcaaatgcggggagaggtggatgagctccctctatcagctccagctcctcatgcggggacatgagagaagccttccacaaggatgataaaacatcaacaatcatctggccgtcccctaggcaacatccttgcagacagccaattctctcataccagaagcgacttgcagtttctcaagtcgctcctgacacgacaaaaaaaaaaaaacaaccaaaaaaccCATTGTGTATTCTTAGTCACAGCTACACTATTTCATAAGATGGAATAAGTTGGAGGCCGCTTGCCACGGACACATAAAACCTTTTCCTGGACTTTCTCTCTTAGCCAGGGAACTACTTCTATGATCCTTCTCTTCATTATGAAGCTATTGCAACAAGCTCCCCATCCCCACCCTCCCCAAAAAGTAACAATCCAAAATGATGAAAAACATACAGTTTATTCAAACAGTCCAACTGAATCCCAACTATATTGTTCTCCCTTCTTTGTCTAATGAACAGCCCTGCCTTGAAGTTGTAGAAATTCACCTAAACAAGCaaattatattagcatagcatgGAGTCTCTCaaagtatttgtatactgctattTATAGTATATAATAACCATGTAGTCAATAAATCAatgtaatttattaaaatatatttactggTACCATTGATAACAGTGACTCTTTTCAGGACATGACTGGTTGCTTCTTTTGTGTTAATATTCGTGGAAAATATATTGTCTCTTGACACAATTAGGCATCAGAGTTGTTGGCACATAATAGAGATCAGATAAAATGAATAGAAGCCAGGATGCAGGAAGATGGACTAGAAACTCCTTTTCTTGCTCTATATGCAGATTGTATTTTTTCATAGTAGTCATCCTGTGACATCCATGTCAAATTATAACTACTCCCTAGAGGAGTAAGGAATCCTCTGTAATTACTGTAAAGAGTCTCAGCCCACCAGCAATATGATCATGTGGAAATGTTCCTGATGTACCAAATGTCCCCATTGTGGTTCCTATCTGGGGCATGTTTAAATCCCCTGCACTTCAGATCAATACAGTGGACTACCATGGAGATTGGTAGTTGCCAGATAACTGGAGTTTCTGGttgtttgagagttactattTAAAACAGGCCTATCTACTATATCTCATACTATTTGTTGTTcgtttgttcagtcgtttctgactctttgtgacctcatgggccagcccacgccagagctccatgtcagccgtcaccacccccagctccttcaaggtcaatccagtcacttcaagaatgccatcccaccatcttgcccttggtcagcccctcttcctttttccattttccccagcattgttgtcttctctaagct
This genomic interval from Anolis sagrei isolate rAnoSag1 chromosome 2, rAnoSag1.mat, whole genome shotgun sequence contains the following:
- the GPR84 gene encoding G-protein coupled receptor 84, whose amino-acid sequence is MMANISDNFSCYDQSIVDYRYVSVSWGIVVAVVGTVGNVLTLFAYASDTKLQTRVNLLIVNLTLADILYCTFLQPFSVDTYLHLYWRSGADFCRVFGMLLFVSNSVSILTLCLIAISRYLLIANTALFDRIFSRLGVILIALASWAIGIISFAPLWPAYVLVPKVCTCSFHRIRGRPYTTILMAFYFVVGLSCVGIFYFLIHRKVKTAARNLDQYKLKKSSVKEVHVAGTSLTTQGHYQELDSGVDSSGPSQHSCEALPSESTSKTSVPPDSENGKTPSMAQPVGPPKKVTPCQPKDSNTEFRRVTRMCFVVFLFFVICYIPFMLLNIFDAKNRAPTVLHMIAANLTWLNSCINPVLYAAMNRQFREAYKGVISKFVQRFRGCH